From the Equus quagga isolate Etosha38 chromosome 16, UCLA_HA_Equagga_1.0, whole genome shotgun sequence genome, one window contains:
- the LOC124228041 gene encoding myelin P2 protein: MSNRFLGTWKLVSSENFDDYMKALGVGLATRKLGNLAKPTVIISKKGDVITIRTESAFKNTEISFKLGREFEETTADNRKAKSTVTLARGSLNQVQKWDGNETTIKRKLVDGKMVVECKMKDVVCTRVYEKV, from the exons ATGAGCAACAGATTCCTGGGCACCTGGAAACTTGTCTCCAGTGAGAACTTTGATGACTACATGAAAGCTCTGG GTGTGGGGTTAGCCACCAGAAAACTGGGAAATTTGGCCAAACCCACTGTGATCATCAGCAAGAAAGGAGATGTTATAACTATAAGAACTGAAAGTGCCTTCAAAAATACAGAGATCTCCTTCAAGCTAGGCCGAGAATTTGAAGAAACCACAGCTGACAATAGGAAAGCCAAG AGCACTGTAACCTTGGCAAGAGGTTCACTGAATCAAGTGCAGAAATGGGATGGCAACGAGACAACAATAAAGAGAAAGTTGGTGGATGGGAAAATGGTAGTG gaatgtaAGATGAAGGACGTGGTTTGTACCAGGGTTTATGAGAAGGTCTGA